In Croceicoccus sp. Ery15, a genomic segment contains:
- a CDS encoding thioesterase family protein, with protein MEPVSTWRVTFTAGPEHIDFMGHVNNAIWLNWVQDIAGAHWEAVAPPDHQAAYLWVVTRHEVDYRGNIALGESVIGETRIERGPKGARFERLVDFVRERDGKPVGKPIVSVRSDWAMIDKASGRIMRIPAEVAAPFVPQAD; from the coding sequence ATGGAGCCGGTTTCCACCTGGCGCGTGACGTTCACCGCAGGCCCCGAACATATCGATTTCATGGGCCATGTGAACAATGCGATCTGGCTGAACTGGGTGCAGGACATTGCCGGCGCCCATTGGGAAGCCGTCGCCCCGCCCGACCATCAGGCGGCCTATCTGTGGGTCGTGACGCGGCACGAGGTCGATTATCGCGGCAATATCGCCCTTGGGGAAAGCGTGATCGGCGAAACCCGCATCGAACGCGGGCCCAAGGGTGCGCGTTTCGAACGGCTGGTCGATTTTGTCCGCGAACGGGACGGAAAGCCGGTGGGCAAGCCCATCGTATCGGTCCGGTCCGACTGGGCGATGATCGACAAGGCCAGCGGCCGCATCATGCGCATCCCCGCCGAAGTCGCCGCGCCCTTCGTGCCGCAGGCGGATTAA
- a CDS encoding S9 family peptidase, with translation MTDTALPAAPVAAKKPHSFTHHGMTVEDPYAWLRDPLYPKVEDAEVLAHLKAENAWFEARMAPHEKLTEKLFAEMRARIKEDDSSVPQKDGDWYYWIEYEKGAQYKQWWRKPASGGRDGTEGKVLLLDEVALAEGKDYFSLGSFSISSDGTNLAFSTDTDGSERYEARIKDLTTGEMLPDTIPGTLGALVWVAGDTKIAYSLANEQWRTDNVRLHTLGTPLDTDVEIFHEDDEGFRCGASLSANEQWLIIATSDHETSEAWIVPAADPTAPQILVKARAKGVEYDIDIKGDTIFVLTNDDHVNFRVATAPMSSPADWTTLIAGSDEFYITGLDLFEKFYVIEGRRAGLDQIEIRDYADPAKITPITFPEESYVAGMGNNPEWDMDVLRVSYNSMVTPATAFDYDVATGSLTVLKVQEIPSGYDAANYRTERVVITARDGTEVPVSLMMRADTPLDGSAPLHLFGYGAYGIAMPPYFSTARLSLVDRGFIYAIAHIRGGDDLGRQWYLDGKLEKRTNAFNDFVDVAKGLIDRGYTSKGRVTASGGSAGGELMGAVLNSDPDLWGAVVAHVPFVDVLSTMLDATLPLTPGEWPEWGNPIEDAAAFTLIQSYSPYDQVRAQAYPPLLVTAGLNDPRVTYWEPAKWVAKLRELKTDDNELLLKVNMGAGHGGKSGRFDSLKETAEEFAFILWQMDMLDA, from the coding sequence GTGACCGACACTGCCCTTCCCGCCGCACCCGTGGCCGCGAAAAAGCCGCACAGCTTCACCCATCACGGCATGACGGTGGAAGATCCCTATGCATGGCTGCGCGACCCGCTGTATCCCAAGGTCGAGGATGCCGAAGTGCTGGCGCATCTGAAGGCCGAGAACGCCTGGTTCGAGGCGCGCATGGCCCCGCACGAAAAGCTGACCGAAAAGCTGTTCGCCGAAATGCGCGCCCGCATCAAGGAAGACGACAGCTCCGTCCCGCAAAAGGATGGCGACTGGTATTACTGGATCGAATATGAAAAGGGCGCGCAATACAAGCAATGGTGGCGCAAACCCGCCAGCGGGGGCCGCGACGGGACCGAGGGCAAGGTGCTGCTGCTGGACGAGGTCGCGCTGGCCGAGGGGAAGGATTATTTCAGCCTCGGCAGCTTCTCGATCTCTTCCGACGGGACGAATCTGGCCTTTTCGACCGACACCGACGGGTCGGAACGATACGAGGCGCGGATCAAGGATCTGACCACGGGCGAGATGCTGCCCGATACGATCCCCGGCACTTTGGGCGCGCTTGTCTGGGTCGCGGGCGATACAAAGATCGCCTATTCGCTGGCGAACGAGCAATGGCGCACCGACAATGTCCGGCTCCACACGCTGGGCACCCCGCTCGACACCGATGTCGAGATTTTCCACGAGGATGACGAGGGTTTCCGCTGCGGAGCCAGCCTGTCCGCGAACGAGCAATGGCTGATCATCGCGACATCGGATCACGAGACGAGCGAAGCATGGATCGTGCCTGCCGCCGATCCCACCGCGCCGCAGATTCTGGTGAAGGCGCGGGCCAAGGGCGTCGAATATGACATCGACATCAAGGGCGACACGATCTTCGTGCTGACCAATGACGATCACGTCAATTTCCGCGTCGCCACCGCGCCCATGTCCAGCCCGGCGGACTGGACCACGCTGATCGCCGGATCGGACGAATTCTATATCACCGGCCTCGACCTGTTCGAAAAATTCTATGTGATCGAGGGGCGCCGCGCCGGACTGGACCAGATCGAGATCCGCGATTACGCCGATCCGGCCAAGATCACCCCGATCACCTTCCCCGAGGAAAGCTATGTCGCGGGGATGGGCAACAATCCCGAATGGGACATGGATGTGCTGCGCGTGTCCTATAATTCCATGGTCACGCCCGCGACCGCCTTTGACTATGACGTCGCGACCGGCAGCCTGACCGTGCTGAAGGTGCAGGAAATCCCGTCGGGCTATGATGCGGCGAATTACCGCACCGAACGCGTGGTGATCACCGCGCGCGACGGGACCGAAGTGCCCGTATCGCTGATGATGCGCGCCGATACGCCGCTGGACGGGTCGGCGCCGCTGCATCTGTTCGGCTATGGCGCCTATGGCATTGCGATGCCGCCCTATTTCAGCACGGCGCGGCTTAGCCTCGTGGATCGCGGCTTTATCTATGCCATCGCCCATATCCGCGGCGGCGACGATCTGGGCCGCCAATGGTATCTGGACGGCAAGCTGGAAAAGCGGACCAATGCGTTCAACGATTTCGTCGATGTCGCAAAGGGGCTGATCGACAGGGGCTATACGTCGAAGGGCCGCGTGACCGCATCGGGCGGATCGGCAGGGGGCGAGCTGATGGGCGCGGTGCTGAATTCCGATCCCGATTTGTGGGGCGCGGTGGTGGCGCATGTGCCCTTTGTCGATGTGCTGTCGACCATGCTGGACGCGACCCTGCCGCTGACACCGGGCGAATGGCCGGAATGGGGCAACCCGATCGAGGATGCCGCCGCCTTTACCCTGATCCAGAGCTATAGCCCCTATGATCAGGTCCGCGCACAGGCCTATCCGCCGCTGCTGGTGACGGCCGGATTGAACGATCCGCGCGTCACCTATTGGGAACCGGCCAAATGGGTCGCGAAACTGCGCGAGCTGAAGACCGACGACAATGAATTGCTGCTGAAAGTGAACATGGGCGCAGGGCACGGCGGCAAGTCGGGCCGGTTCGATTCGCTGAAGGAAACGGCGGAGGAATTCGCCTTTATCCTGTGGCAGATGGATATGCTGGACGCATAG
- a CDS encoding aminopeptidase P family protein, which translates to MQTHEARLAALREELKRRELDGFVVPLCDEHMSEYVGAYAQRLEWLTGFGGSAGSAIVLTSRENGNGAAIFTDGRYTLQVREQVDGKLWDYVGVPATSPADWLARNVKAGQRIGFDPWLHAHAQAQELKKAVEKKGAELVAVADNPIDAVWQDRPAPSAAPAVPHEDALAGKASSAKREDVAAWLAENGADAVVITALDSIAWLFNLRGKDVDRTPVALSFAVVNADGSAELFIAPEKVDSQLVAHLGNHVALRPRADFESALGDYAGKTVAVDPVRGVEAIFAALLAGGAKVMKATDPVVLPKAVKNEAERAGHRSAQHRDGAAVSRFLHWLSVDAPKGGVSEMSAADRLRGFREETGQLRDLSFDTISGSGPNGASPHYRVSEESNRTLEPNSVYLVDSGGQYPDGTTDITRTVWVGPDAAPQEVKERFTRVLKGHIALDRAVFPQGTTGHQLDVLARQFLWEVGLDYAHGTGHGVGSYLAVHEGPQNISTRAVAQPLIAGMICSNEPAYYKAGEYGIRIENLVLVEDRAIEGAENAMLGFETLTFVPIDRNLIDVDLLTDAEIAWMDAYHAKTRAIVAPQLLGSDMAWLEAQTAPLR; encoded by the coding sequence ATGCAGACCCATGAAGCCCGACTCGCCGCCCTTCGCGAAGAGTTGAAGCGCCGCGAACTCGACGGATTCGTCGTGCCCCTGTGCGATGAGCATATGAGCGAATATGTCGGTGCCTATGCCCAGCGGCTGGAATGGCTGACGGGTTTCGGCGGATCGGCGGGGTCTGCCATCGTGCTGACGTCACGGGAAAACGGCAATGGCGCCGCGATCTTCACCGATGGCCGCTATACGCTGCAAGTGCGCGAGCAGGTGGACGGGAAGCTGTGGGATTATGTCGGCGTGCCCGCGACATCGCCCGCCGACTGGCTGGCCCGCAATGTAAAGGCAGGCCAGCGCATCGGTTTCGACCCGTGGCTGCATGCCCACGCACAGGCACAGGAACTGAAAAAGGCAGTCGAGAAGAAGGGCGCCGAGCTGGTCGCCGTGGCGGACAATCCGATCGACGCCGTGTGGCAGGACCGGCCCGCGCCTTCCGCCGCGCCCGCCGTCCCGCATGAGGATGCGCTGGCAGGCAAGGCCAGCAGCGCCAAGCGCGAGGATGTCGCCGCATGGCTGGCGGAAAACGGGGCCGACGCGGTGGTCATCACCGCGCTCGATTCCATTGCATGGCTGTTCAATCTGCGCGGCAAGGACGTGGACCGCACGCCGGTGGCGCTGTCCTTTGCCGTGGTCAATGCGGATGGCAGCGCGGAACTGTTCATCGCCCCCGAAAAGGTGGACAGCCAACTGGTCGCCCATCTGGGCAATCACGTCGCGCTGCGCCCGCGCGCCGATTTCGAAAGTGCGCTGGGCGATTATGCGGGCAAGACCGTCGCGGTCGATCCGGTCCGCGGGGTAGAGGCGATCTTTGCGGCCCTGCTGGCCGGCGGGGCGAAAGTGATGAAGGCGACCGATCCGGTCGTGCTGCCCAAGGCGGTCAAGAACGAGGCGGAGCGCGCCGGCCATCGCAGCGCCCAGCATCGCGACGGCGCGGCGGTGTCGCGCTTCCTGCACTGGCTGTCGGTCGACGCGCCCAAGGGCGGCGTTTCCGAAATGTCGGCGGCAGACCGGCTGCGCGGGTTCCGCGAGGAAACCGGCCAGCTGCGCGACCTGTCGTTCGACACGATTTCGGGCAGCGGCCCCAATGGCGCCAGCCCGCATTACCGCGTGAGCGAGGAAAGCAACCGTACGCTTGAGCCGAACAGCGTCTATCTGGTCGATTCGGGCGGGCAATATCCCGATGGCACCACCGATATCACCCGCACCGTGTGGGTCGGGCCCGATGCCGCCCCGCAGGAGGTGAAGGAACGCTTCACCCGCGTGCTGAAGGGCCATATCGCACTGGACCGCGCGGTATTCCCCCAGGGCACGACCGGCCACCAGCTCGACGTGCTGGCGCGCCAGTTCCTGTGGGAAGTGGGCCTTGATTATGCACATGGCACGGGGCACGGCGTGGGCAGCTATCTCGCCGTGCACGAAGGGCCGCAGAACATTTCCACCCGCGCCGTCGCGCAGCCGCTGATCGCGGGCATGATCTGTTCGAACGAGCCGGCCTATTACAAGGCAGGCGAATACGGCATCCGGATCGAGAATCTGGTGCTGGTGGAGGACCGCGCGATCGAAGGCGCGGAAAACGCCATGCTGGGGTTCGAAACGCTGACCTTCGTGCCGATCGACCGCAATCTGATCGATGTCGACCTGCTGACCGATGCCGAAATCGCGTGGATGGATGCCTATCACGCGAAAACCCGCGCAATCGTCGCGCCGCAGCTGTTGGGCAGCGATATGGCATGGCTGGAGGCGCAGACGGCTCCGCTGCGATAG